In the genome of Palaemon carinicauda isolate YSFRI2023 chromosome 13, ASM3689809v2, whole genome shotgun sequence, one region contains:
- the LOC137651747 gene encoding protein FAM200C-like, with protein sequence MLQDTSHSVTPMTHLKLVFEDVLKIVNFIKSRDVNLRISKELCKEMGEEYQVLLYHTDVRWLSRGKVVHRVIELRKAIQEFLEQKGSPFATKFTDKEWLARLCYLADIFAELNSGNLQLQGRNTTVIDARHTVAAFLAKLRLWIRRLEKGVIAQFPTLDQFIEENSHDTGSLLQTINKEMSDHLKGLETSMHHYFLESDQETASLQWIIHPFSVPDEAIHDDDFPAKEEWITMRANEALKIEFQN encoded by the coding sequence ATGCTTCAGGACACAAGTCACTCAGTAACCCCGATGACTCATCTGAAGTTAGTGTTTGAAGATGTGTTGAAAATCGTCAACTTCATCAAGTCCAGGGATGTGAATTTGCGCATATCTAAGGAGCTGTGCAAGGAAATGGGAGAAGAGTATCAAGTTCTGCTTTACCACACCGATGTTCGCTGGTTGTCACGAGGCAAGGTTGTACATCGTGTCATTGAGCTCCGAAAGGCTATTCAGGAATTTCTGGAACAAAAAGGATCTCCTTTTGCTACCAAGTTCACTGATAAGGAGTGGCTTGCTCGACTTTGTTACTTGGCTGACATATTTGCGGAGCTGAACAGTGGTAATCTGCAACTCCAGGGCCGAAACACGACTGTCATTGATGCCCGTCACACTGTGGCTGCATTTCTGGCGAAACTGAGACTCTGGATTCGGCGCTTGGAGAAAGGAGTGATCGCCCAGTTCCCCACCCTAGACCAGTTTATTGAGGAGAATAGTCATGATACTGGATCTCTTCTACAGACTATCAACAAAGAGATGAGCGACCATTTGAAGGGGCTTGAAACAAGCATGCATCACTACTTTCTAGAGAGTGACCAAGAAACAGCCAGTCTTCAGTGGATCATTCATCCCTTCTCTGTACCTGATGAGGCCATTCATGATGATGATTTCCCTGCAAAGGAGGAGTGGATCACAATGCGAGCCAATGAagccttgaaaatcgaattccaaaACTAA